From Halobacteriovorax sp. GB3, a single genomic window includes:
- a CDS encoding YiiX/YebB-like N1pC/P60 family cysteine hydrolase, translated as MIKPILRLILGALIFMIPFNLFAFEIKSGDVILLPLNCRSCDVIASETEGNFSHSGVVLRHEGEFVVLEALSKVRMVPLDKFLRRTAHSKEAVIMRSKEFELWNQEELNAALYFEFSKIEGNGFDYAYRWDNYDEQGRELFYCSEFVAKIFNPLLKNGLETYPMDFSKNWEYWYRAFGGNVPQGLPGNSPNELYRDHSRLKVVAKILHQSGKLIVRTK; from the coding sequence ATGATTAAACCAATACTACGCCTCATTTTAGGGGCACTTATCTTTATGATTCCTTTTAACCTCTTCGCTTTTGAGATTAAAAGTGGAGATGTTATTTTACTTCCCCTCAATTGCCGCTCTTGCGATGTGATTGCTTCGGAAACTGAAGGAAACTTTTCACACTCGGGAGTTGTTCTTAGGCATGAGGGAGAGTTCGTTGTTTTGGAGGCATTAAGTAAAGTGAGAATGGTTCCTCTCGATAAGTTCTTACGTCGAACGGCCCATTCCAAAGAGGCCGTTATCATGCGTTCAAAGGAATTTGAACTTTGGAATCAAGAAGAATTGAATGCTGCTCTTTATTTTGAATTTTCAAAAATTGAAGGAAATGGATTCGACTATGCTTATCGTTGGGATAATTATGATGAGCAGGGGAGAGAGCTCTTCTACTGTTCTGAATTTGTCGCTAAGATTTTTAACCCGCTCTTAAAAAATGGTCTTGAAACTTATCCTATGGACTTCTCAAAGAACTGGGAATATTGGTATCGCGCATTTGGTGGGAACGTTCCTCAGGGGCTTCCTGGGAATTCTCCAAATGAATTGTATCGTGATCATTCAAGGTTAAAAGTTGTTGCAAAAATTCTTCACCAATCGGGAAAACTCATTGTCAGAACAAAGTAA
- a CDS encoding class I SAM-dependent methyltransferase, which yields MSEQSKKDQFDLAFKNKQSPYEAAKSLTKLLCGEVFERLSSTIKDHPRVLEIGCGDGAVIKDIPNKLFKNCDYLGIDLSTNAIGLAIKNNPSFNFQNVDILNFESSRQFDIIIDSHCLHFLTEALERKRYFSKVSDLLKDEGLYVVETMLLPKKAGDVELMSFDFQSNCFVKDGRKVIFLDEARHFEEIFSEYDLEIQYFYCPLGAKFICESHRSESLISDPDVLRAIVKKKSGT from the coding sequence TTGTCAGAACAAAGTAAAAAGGATCAATTTGATCTGGCCTTTAAAAATAAACAATCACCTTATGAGGCCGCAAAAAGCTTAACGAAACTCCTCTGTGGAGAGGTCTTTGAAAGATTGTCTTCAACCATCAAAGATCATCCTCGTGTTTTAGAAATTGGCTGTGGTGATGGCGCTGTCATAAAGGACATTCCAAATAAGCTTTTTAAGAACTGTGATTATTTAGGAATTGATCTTTCAACAAATGCCATTGGGCTTGCAATTAAAAATAATCCATCTTTCAACTTTCAAAATGTAGATATACTCAACTTCGAGTCTTCTCGCCAATTTGATATTATTATTGATTCGCACTGTCTGCACTTTTTAACGGAGGCCCTTGAGCGAAAGCGCTACTTTTCTAAAGTGAGTGATCTGTTAAAAGATGAGGGTCTTTATGTCGTAGAGACGATGCTCTTACCTAAAAAGGCCGGTGATGTTGAGTTGATGAGTTTTGATTTTCAGTCAAATTGCTTCGTTAAAGATGGTCGTAAAGTGATTTTCTTAGATGAGGCGAGACATTTTGAAGAGATTTTTTCTGAATATGATTTAGAGATACAATACTTTTATTGTCCACTAGGTGCGAAATTTATTTGTGAATCTCACCGTAGTGAAAGCTTAATTTCTGATCCTGATGTTCTACGAGCAATAGTTAAAAAGAAAAGTGGGACTTAA
- a CDS encoding CoA transferase: MKDKKLNRKDFLEDIQIVEFTSRLPGPLAGHLFSDYGAKVTKIDLLREDPFNNSELSKRNPLFQSWYDVINEQKDLISLTNVEQLQEPQVRALLAQADVLIIALGPKQREKLYYLLDQNEHWKDKVILEIVASEDEKKYLHDLNVLAQQGLLKFLNLKKKENKHLPLLPFGGIVFSTQIVSDVMAALLKKQKHKGNLIVKSGLEQAVQRTLGPLKAPSNIDSLALHNGKFPCYNIYSLKCGKYVALGSIEPHFWQTFLETLSLPKELNAFDESGNVYKEIQTVFDSKTAAELGELLQNKGHFCLDIFEA; the protein is encoded by the coding sequence ATCAAGGACAAGAAGCTGAATAGAAAAGACTTTTTAGAAGATATTCAAATAGTAGAATTCACTTCTCGCTTGCCCGGTCCTTTGGCCGGGCACCTTTTTAGTGACTATGGAGCGAAGGTCACAAAGATTGACCTTCTTAGAGAAGACCCTTTTAACAACTCTGAACTTTCAAAGAGAAACCCCCTCTTTCAATCATGGTATGATGTCATTAATGAGCAAAAAGACCTCATCTCTCTAACTAATGTAGAGCAACTACAGGAGCCACAAGTCAGAGCTCTCCTAGCTCAAGCTGATGTTTTAATCATCGCTCTTGGTCCCAAGCAACGTGAGAAACTCTATTATTTACTCGATCAAAATGAACACTGGAAAGATAAGGTCATTTTAGAGATAGTTGCCAGTGAGGATGAGAAAAAATATTTACACGATCTCAATGTCCTTGCTCAACAAGGCCTTTTAAAATTTTTAAACCTTAAAAAGAAAGAGAATAAACATCTACCTTTACTTCCTTTTGGTGGCATTGTTTTTTCAACTCAAATCGTCTCAGACGTTATGGCCGCCCTTTTAAAAAAGCAAAAACACAAAGGGAATCTCATCGTTAAAAGTGGACTTGAACAAGCAGTTCAAAGAACTCTAGGGCCACTCAAGGCCCCATCCAATATAGATTCGTTAGCGCTCCATAATGGCAAATTTCCTTGCTACAATATTTATTCTTTAAAATGTGGCAAATACGTTGCTCTTGGAAGTATTGAACCTCATTTTTGGCAAACTTTTCTAGAAACACTCTCCCTGCCTAAGGAGCTTAACGCCTTTGATGAAAGTGGTAATGTCTACAAAGAAATTCAAACAGTCTTTGATTCCAAGACAGCTGCTGAACTTGGCGAGCTTCTTCAAAATAAGGGTCACTTTTGCCTAGATATCTTCGAAGCCTAA
- a CDS encoding thioredoxin domain-containing protein, whose amino-acid sequence MSEQRSFNRLADEKSSYLLQHKDNPIHWWPYGPEAIQRAKDENKPIFLSIGYSSCHWCHVMAHESFSNNEVAEYMNENFINIKVDREEFPDLDHYYQTAAQLFTQQGGWPLSAFLLPDMRPFFVGTYYPLTSKDNETTFLGLANELKRAFNEDHDKVLENAEKVTTTIEEGLTPKDKVEFQGHFPAPMAILEAVKDFKDEENGGFGSAPKFPQFSFYEWALEQMLEGMITKEHGDHIIKSLERMLLGGICDHPRGGIHRYSIDETWTVPHFEKMLYDQAGFLKVLSKLSLIYGSPLVYDAIFKTLEYLKTEMLGEEKFFFSAQDADSEGVEGLYFTYTLEEFEDALNNFDDESELLSKNRDNILKWFNVTEKGNFDRGLNVITLNKDLLQEIYTQEGWDTVRKVRDAILKDRKGRIPPATDNKGIASWNFMLLSALVDVIQYCKIDALKNQATELFNTLIEGLYNNFLIAKDGQGMKIRHSTTKDVGMLYFEDYVFFAEAMLRVYEVTGNPVFKENFKDTINFLLKEFKDESNFKTRSLSMNEHHLYPNQNVTNFDTGFKSPASTFVILLRRAAILFKDRDFTDQVEAHMEAMTHEVLKNPLGSGEALRALTYPKEAYRTIKVPKNWLQNDKFVNFLPYFLSRFVLDYYEGEEDRFELCNHEACELTGIGVDEFINTLVPKNDQGQEAE is encoded by the coding sequence ATGAGCGAACAAAGATCATTCAATAGACTGGCCGACGAGAAGTCGAGCTACCTTTTACAACATAAAGACAATCCAATTCATTGGTGGCCATATGGGCCAGAGGCCATTCAAAGGGCCAAGGATGAAAATAAGCCTATCTTTTTATCAATCGGATATTCTTCATGCCATTGGTGTCATGTTATGGCACACGAATCGTTTTCAAATAATGAAGTCGCTGAATATATGAATGAGAACTTTATCAATATCAAAGTTGATAGAGAAGAGTTTCCAGATCTCGATCACTACTACCAAACGGCTGCACAATTATTCACTCAACAAGGTGGATGGCCTCTATCAGCGTTTTTACTTCCAGACATGAGACCTTTCTTTGTAGGAACGTACTACCCGTTAACAAGTAAAGATAATGAGACAACATTTTTAGGCCTTGCTAATGAACTCAAAAGAGCTTTTAACGAAGATCATGATAAGGTTCTAGAGAATGCCGAAAAAGTTACGACAACAATCGAAGAAGGCCTTACACCAAAAGATAAAGTTGAATTCCAAGGACACTTCCCTGCTCCAATGGCCATTTTAGAGGCCGTAAAGGATTTTAAAGACGAAGAGAATGGTGGTTTTGGAAGTGCTCCGAAATTTCCACAATTTAGTTTTTATGAGTGGGCGCTAGAGCAAATGCTCGAAGGAATGATTACAAAAGAGCATGGTGATCATATTATTAAATCGCTTGAAAGAATGCTTCTTGGTGGTATTTGTGATCATCCAAGAGGTGGAATTCACCGCTATAGTATTGATGAGACATGGACTGTTCCACACTTTGAGAAAATGCTCTATGATCAAGCGGGCTTTTTAAAAGTTCTTTCAAAACTAAGCCTCATTTATGGTTCACCTCTTGTCTATGATGCCATCTTTAAAACGCTTGAATACTTGAAAACAGAAATGCTTGGAGAAGAGAAGTTCTTCTTTAGTGCTCAAGATGCTGATAGTGAAGGTGTCGAAGGACTCTACTTCACTTACACGCTCGAAGAGTTTGAAGATGCCCTAAATAACTTTGATGATGAAAGTGAACTTCTTTCTAAAAATAGAGACAATATTTTAAAGTGGTTTAATGTCACTGAGAAAGGAAATTTTGACAGAGGTCTAAATGTCATCACTCTTAATAAAGACCTTCTTCAAGAAATCTACACACAGGAAGGTTGGGATACTGTTAGAAAAGTAAGAGATGCGATTTTAAAAGATAGAAAAGGTCGTATCCCGCCTGCAACAGATAATAAAGGAATTGCCAGCTGGAACTTCATGCTTCTTTCTGCCCTTGTTGATGTTATTCAATACTGTAAGATTGATGCACTTAAAAATCAGGCCACAGAATTATTTAACACGCTCATTGAAGGTCTTTACAATAACTTCCTTATCGCTAAAGACGGTCAAGGAATGAAGATCCGCCACTCGACAACAAAAGATGTCGGCATGCTCTACTTCGAAGATTACGTTTTCTTTGCTGAAGCGATGCTCAGAGTTTATGAAGTGACAGGTAATCCTGTTTTCAAAGAAAATTTTAAAGACACAATCAACTTTCTTCTAAAAGAATTCAAAGATGAGTCGAATTTTAAAACAAGATCACTCTCTATGAACGAACACCACCTCTATCCAAATCAAAATGTTACAAATTTTGATACAGGATTTAAATCACCGGCATCGACGTTTGTTATTCTTTTAAGAAGAGCCGCCATTCTATTTAAAGATAGAGATTTCACAGATCAAGTAGAAGCGCATATGGAGGCCATGACTCACGAGGTACTTAAAAACCCTCTTGGCTCAGGTGAAGCCCTTCGTGCCCTAACTTATCCTAAAGAAGCATATAGAACGATTAAGGTTCCAAAGAACTGGTTACAGAATGATAAATTTGTAAACTTCCTCCCTTACTTTCTATCGCGCTTTGTACTTGATTATTACGAAGGTGAAGAAGATCGCTTTGAACTTTGCAATCATGAGGCCTGTGAGTTAACAGGAATTGGTGTTGATGAATTTATCAACACTCTAGTTCCAAAAAACGATCAAGGACAAGAAGCTGAATAG